In the genome of Maribacter forsetii DSM 18668, the window GCTACTAAAAATGCCATACCGAAGAGCATGAAAAACGGCGTTGAAAAAAGTTCGGCCTTTGCCCAATCTGTTGCTGCCTTTAATATATCCATAGCTGATGTTTTAAAGTGTTATACTAAGGTTGTTTACTAATTTACAAATTCCAAGTTATACCTGTTTCCTTTTCAGATAACTCCCAAAGCCTTTCCATAACCGCTTTGTCTTTGGCATGCGGTTCTAATTTGCACTCACCTACCGGACCTGTCCAATAATTTTTACCTGTTGGTCCGTAAAAAGCCTCTTGATCCAAATCTGGTTCTGTAGCACACATCAATTCTGGGTACGCCCCCTTTTCTGCCGATTGTACCATTGGTGTCAGTTTCATAATCTGCCAAATGAACCTGGTCAACAAACTTCCACTGGTTTTAATAAGCGATGTAGATGAAGCACCTGGGTGGCAGGCATATGCCTTAACATTTGTTTTACCTGCCTTTTTCAATCTATCTTGTAATTCATAAACCGTCATCATCTGCGCCAGTTTGCTTTGACTGTAAACTGCATTCGGATTATAATTCTTGTCCCAGTTCATATCATTAAACTGTATGGTCTTGATGCCCATATTATACCCCATACTGCCAACAGTTACAAAACGCCCCTCAGATTCCTCTATGCGCGGATATAACAATGCCTGCAATAAGAAATTACCGTAGTGGTTTACACCTAACTGACTTTCAAATCCATCTTCGGTAAACGTTTGTTTGGGCACTTGGGCAATGGCGGCATTACATAACAAAGCATCTATTTGTGATACGGTTCTTAGCACCTCATCTGCGGCTTTTTTTACGGAAGCCAATGATGCCAAGTCCATTTCTATATTGCTTACCGGTATGGCTCTACCCAATTCTTCTTGTAAGGTTGCTATAGTATCTGCAGCCTTTTTTGGGTTACGGTTCACCATCACCACTTTTGCGCCTTTAGACAACAGTATCCTTGCCGACTCAAAACCGGTACCACTGGTAGTGCCCGTAATTAAGAATGTTTTGCCTTTA includes:
- a CDS encoding SDR family oxidoreductase; amino-acid sequence: MSTTQFGKQGWTPARIKSLKGKTFLITGTTSGTGFESARILLSKGAKVVMVNRNPKKAADTIATLQEELGRAIPVSNIEMDLASLASVKKAADEVLRTVSQIDALLCNAAIAQVPKQTFTEDGFESQLGVNHYGNFLLQALLYPRIEESEGRFVTVGSMGYNMGIKTIQFNDMNWDKNYNPNAVYSQSKLAQMMTVYELQDRLKKAGKTNVKAYACHPGASSTSLIKTSGSLLTRFIWQIMKLTPMVQSAEKGAYPELMCATEPDLDQEAFYGPTGKNYWTGPVGECKLEPHAKDKAVMERLWELSEKETGITWNL